One window of the Candidatus Zixiibacteriota bacterium genome contains the following:
- a CDS encoding putative Alpha-mannosidase (Evidence 3 : Putative function from multiple computational evidences) has protein sequence MRKYLAVLLAAAVTALTMANGFAQSDEPVQKPRRLYVVGVSHLDTQWRWTIQNTIDEYIPNTFRDNFKLMDLYPNYVFSFEGAFKYMLYKEYYPEEYKRLKPYIDRGQWRLAGCWVDPVDVNMPSMESLVRQALYGNGYFKEEFGKTSKDILLPDCFGFGYTLPSIGAHCGIKSFSTQKLSWGSSVGVPFDIGLWEGIDGSTLVSALNPGAYVTQIKADLSRDTLWRAKIDSQGARSGLYADYMYFGTGDVGGAPDSLSVDWLAKSEKSEGPLTVKNIGSDDLADLIPQDSTIHLPRYKGELLMTRHGVGCYSSQAAMKRWNRKNELLAEAAEKAAVLAVLNTDYKYPGEAFKENWIRFLWHQFHDDLTGTSIPEAYQFSWNDEILCQNRLGAILENASEAVSSALNTKVKGTPIVVYNPLAVEREDAVEATVVFDGPAPSAIQVFDPSGKETPSQILASYGDSLKILFLAKIPSAGYGVFDAIPAKGASKFKNTLNISNQVLGSERYVVSIDSTGDISDIYDNLLKQHLLSSPLRWQLLHDKPKQWPAWEIQYDDIIAAPVGYVGGKPEIRILEWGPVRASLEIIRHEGESEFKSVISLYSGGAADRIDIANEVDWYEKETLLKAAFKFNSYSDSVTYDLGLGTIKRGLNQPKLYEVPAQEWADMTSQDGRYGVTVMNDCKYGWDHPDSATLRLSLIHTPGVYDSWSWVGDQSSQDLGHHQFAYAIMAHGGDWRDGGAVEAAARFNQPLISFQPSSHAGALGREVSIVSVGHGKDKREKPSILVSAMKKSETGDALIIRVRELNGTGAEEISVQFIRPVIEAYEVNGLEEKIGPAEVLKGQLLVSLSAYQPKAYAVRLGGNSPQVKYAGEYASVVLPYNLDGVSYDDNRKDGDFDGQGHTLVGELLPDTVNYLGIPFVTGPKNAGAKNVLSSQGQKLEIPAGSYNRLYILAAAVGGPARGLFELTGANKKTVDSVWVPDYAEFLGQWNNRLVFGGLAENKGEIEPSYIIQTPVAWTGTHRHNDSANGAYQYTNMFCLELALPEGNATVQLPDNPRIKIMAATAGVERDAVFRPATALSDRANNSFARIKAERKSFIDSLMVQMDSPVPGGTIRYTLDSGEPTENSPLYAGPVTVKETTTLKARSFLPGTDDRHVTEVTFKKLAPRDPVTVKKPVPGLKCIYYEGEWQRLPNFDSLTAVKDTVWSTVAIPGFARPEDYALVFTGFVKVPTDGLYDFFIGSDDGSRLMVDDSAIADNDGIHGDGEVSCEVALKAGLHPIRVFMFQAKGGQALSLSYRGPGIKKQSVPPEAFFHPGK, from the coding sequence ATGCGCAAATATTTGGCAGTACTTCTTGCCGCCGCGGTGACGGCGCTGACGATGGCGAACGGTTTCGCCCAGAGCGACGAGCCGGTTCAGAAACCGCGCCGGTTGTATGTGGTCGGGGTCTCGCATCTCGACACGCAGTGGCGCTGGACAATTCAGAATACGATCGACGAATATATCCCCAACACGTTCCGGGATAATTTCAAACTGATGGACTTGTACCCCAATTATGTTTTCAGTTTCGAGGGGGCCTTCAAGTACATGCTTTATAAGGAGTACTATCCCGAAGAGTACAAGCGCCTGAAGCCGTATATCGACCGGGGACAATGGCGGCTGGCCGGGTGCTGGGTCGATCCGGTCGATGTGAATATGCCGTCGATGGAGTCACTGGTGCGGCAAGCGCTATACGGCAACGGATATTTCAAAGAGGAATTCGGGAAGACGAGCAAGGATATCCTTCTGCCGGACTGTTTCGGTTTCGGCTACACGTTGCCATCGATCGGCGCCCATTGCGGAATCAAGAGTTTTTCGACCCAGAAACTTTCCTGGGGATCGTCGGTGGGGGTGCCGTTCGATATCGGGCTGTGGGAAGGGATCGATGGCTCGACGCTGGTATCGGCCTTAAATCCGGGGGCTTATGTTACCCAGATCAAGGCCGATTTGAGCCGTGACACGCTCTGGCGGGCGAAAATCGACAGCCAGGGGGCGCGGAGCGGCCTCTATGCCGATTATATGTATTTCGGGACCGGCGATGTCGGCGGGGCGCCCGATTCCCTGTCGGTCGATTGGCTGGCCAAATCCGAAAAGAGCGAAGGCCCGCTTACCGTGAAAAATATCGGGTCCGACGATCTGGCCGATTTGATTCCTCAAGACAGTACCATTCATCTCCCACGGTACAAAGGGGAACTTCTGATGACCCGTCACGGTGTCGGGTGCTACAGTTCCCAGGCGGCGATGAAGCGCTGGAACCGGAAAAATGAACTTCTGGCCGAGGCCGCCGAAAAAGCGGCGGTTCTTGCGGTGCTGAATACGGATTATAAGTATCCGGGCGAGGCCTTCAAGGAGAACTGGATCCGCTTTTTGTGGCACCAGTTCCACGACGATCTGACCGGCACCAGCATTCCCGAGGCGTATCAATTCTCGTGGAACGATGAAATCCTCTGCCAGAATCGTCTCGGCGCCATTCTGGAAAATGCGTCCGAGGCGGTTTCATCGGCTCTCAACACAAAGGTCAAAGGAACCCCGATCGTGGTATATAATCCTCTGGCGGTCGAGCGCGAAGATGCGGTCGAGGCGACCGTTGTTTTCGACGGCCCGGCCCCCTCGGCGATACAAGTTTTTGACCCGTCAGGGAAGGAAACCCCGTCACAAATTCTGGCATCATACGGTGACAGTCTGAAAATATTATTTCTGGCCAAGATACCGTCGGCGGGATACGGGGTGTTCGATGCAATCCCGGCCAAAGGCGCTTCGAAATTTAAAAATACTCTCAATATCTCAAATCAGGTGCTGGGCAGCGAGCGGTATGTCGTGAGTATCGACAGCACCGGGGATATATCCGATATCTATGACAATTTACTGAAACAGCATCTTTTGTCGTCGCCGCTTCGCTGGCAACTTCTGCATGACAAACCGAAACAATGGCCAGCCTGGGAAATTCAGTATGATGATATCATCGCCGCGCCGGTCGGTTATGTCGGCGGAAAACCGGAAATCCGGATTCTGGAATGGGGGCCGGTGCGGGCCAGTCTGGAAATTATTCGTCATGAAGGAGAATCGGAATTCAAGTCGGTCATCAGTCTTTATTCAGGCGGAGCCGCGGATAGAATCGATATCGCCAACGAGGTCGATTGGTACGAAAAAGAGACCCTCCTGAAAGCGGCGTTCAAATTCAATTCATATAGCGACAGTGTTACCTACGATTTGGGTCTGGGAACAATCAAGCGCGGTTTGAATCAGCCGAAACTGTACGAGGTCCCGGCTCAGGAATGGGCCGATATGACTTCGCAGGATGGCCGGTACGGCGTGACGGTTATGAACGACTGCAAGTACGGTTGGGATCATCCCGATTCGGCCACTTTGCGCCTTTCGCTCATTCATACGCCGGGCGTGTATGACTCCTGGTCGTGGGTGGGGGATCAAAGTTCGCAGGATCTGGGGCACCACCAATTTGCCTATGCCATCATGGCCCACGGCGGCGACTGGCGCGACGGCGGCGCGGTCGAGGCGGCGGCCCGTTTCAATCAGCCGCTTATATCATTCCAGCCGTCGAGCCATGCCGGAGCGCTCGGCCGGGAAGTTTCAATTGTCAGTGTCGGTCATGGCAAAGACAAAAGGGAGAAGCCATCGATCCTGGTTAGCGCCATGAAAAAATCAGAAACAGGGGACGCTCTAATTATCCGGGTGCGCGAGTTAAACGGAACGGGAGCGGAAGAAATTTCGGTGCAGTTTATTCGCCCGGTGATTGAGGCATACGAAGTCAACGGGCTGGAAGAAAAAATCGGCCCGGCGGAAGTTCTTAAGGGACAACTTCTGGTATCGCTCTCTGCGTATCAGCCGAAAGCGTACGCGGTGCGGCTCGGGGGGAATTCGCCCCAAGTGAAATATGCGGGGGAATACGCCTCGGTGGTTTTACCGTACAATCTCGACGGGGTAAGTTATGATGACAACCGGAAGGACGGCGATTTCGACGGTCAGGGGCACACGCTGGTCGGGGAGTTGCTCCCGGATACGGTAAATTATCTGGGAATACCGTTTGTCACCGGCCCCAAGAATGCCGGAGCCAAAAATGTATTGAGTTCGCAGGGACAAAAATTGGAGATTCCGGCGGGTTCATACAATAGGCTGTATATCCTGGCGGCGGCGGTCGGCGGCCCGGCGCGGGGTCTGTTTGAATTGACAGGGGCAAATAAAAAGACAGTGGATTCCGTCTGGGTGCCCGATTACGCCGAATTTCTGGGGCAATGGAACAATCGGCTGGTTTTCGGCGGTCTGGCGGAAAACAAGGGGGAAATCGAACCGTCATACATAATTCAAACTCCGGTCGCCTGGACCGGCACACACCGTCACAACGATAGCGCCAATGGAGCATATCAATACACCAATATGTTCTGTCTGGAGTTGGCTCTTCCGGAAGGTAACGCAACGGTGCAACTGCCGGATAATCCAAGAATCAAAATCATGGCGGCGACGGCCGGAGTCGAACGTGATGCCGTATTCCGTCCGGCGACGGCTTTGTCCGACCGAGCGAATAATTCTTTCGCCCGGATAAAAGCGGAGCGGAAAAGTTTTATCGATTCCCTGATGGTGCAGATGGACAGCCCCGTTCCCGGCGGGACTATTCGGTACACGCTTGATTCGGGTGAGCCGACAGAAAACTCTCCGCTTTATGCCGGTCCGGTTACCGTCAAGGAGACGACCACTCTTAAGGCCCGCTCTTTTCTGCCGGGGACCGATGACAGGCATGTAACAGAGGTCACATTTAAGAAACTGGCGCCGCGCGATCCGGTGACGGTAAAGAAGCCGGTGCCCGGCCTCAAGTGCATTTATTACGAAGGGGAATGGCAGAGACTGCCGAATTTCGATTCGCTGACCGCGGTCAAGGACACGGTCTGGAGCACGGTGGCGATTCCCGGCTTTGCCCGTCCCGAGGATTACGCCTTGGTTTTCACCGGATTTGTCAAGGTCCCGACCGACGGATTGTATGACTTCTTTATCGGGTCCGATGACGGGAGCCGCCTGATGGTCGACGATTCCGCGATCGCTGATAATGACGGGATTCACGGCGATGGCGAAGTATCATGCGAGGTTGCCCTGAAGGCGGGACTTCATCCGATTAGAGTATTCATGTTCCAGGCCAAGGGCGGGCAGGCGCTTTCGCTATCGTACCGGGGTCCCGGTATCAAGAAGCAGTCGGTGCCGCCGGAAGCGTTTTTTCATCCGGGTAAATAG